The proteins below come from a single Hyphomicrobium denitrificans ATCC 51888 genomic window:
- a CDS encoding response regulator transcription factor: MSTARKVLLVDDDDDLRTSLKDQLVLHDEFEVYEAGTASKGMEAARNGRFDLVVFDVGLPDMDGREAVKLLRRSGYKTPIVMLTGNTSDADQILGLDAGANDYVLKPFKFAVFLARIRAQLRQHEQSEDAVFTIGPYTFKPASKLLIDQSGSKIRLTEKETSILKYLYRSGDKVVSRDVLLHEVWGYNAGVTTHTLETHIYRLRQKIEKDPSNAELLITESGGYKLAP, translated from the coding sequence ATGAGCACGGCCCGAAAGGTCCTCCTCGTCGACGACGATGATGATTTGCGCACCTCCTTAAAAGATCAACTCGTGCTGCACGACGAGTTTGAGGTGTACGAGGCCGGAACGGCCAGCAAGGGCATGGAAGCCGCACGCAACGGGCGTTTCGATCTCGTCGTCTTCGACGTGGGATTGCCCGACATGGACGGCCGCGAAGCCGTGAAGCTTCTGCGCCGCTCCGGCTATAAAACGCCGATCGTGATGCTCACCGGAAATACGTCTGACGCAGATCAGATCTTGGGACTCGACGCCGGCGCCAACGACTACGTTTTGAAGCCCTTCAAATTCGCCGTCTTCCTCGCGCGCATTCGCGCCCAGCTCCGCCAGCACGAGCAAAGCGAAGACGCCGTTTTCACGATTGGACCTTACACCTTCAAGCCGGCCTCCAAACTTCTCATCGACCAGTCGGGCAGCAAAATCCGCCTGACCGAAAAGGAAACGTCGATTCTGAAGTATCTCTATCGTTCGGGAGACAAGGTCGTTTCGCGTGACGTGCTTCTGCACGAGGTCTGGGGCTACAACGCCGGCGTTACGACGCACACGCTCGAAACGCACATCTATCGACTGCGTCAGAAAATCGAAAAAGATCCCTCGAACGCCGAGCTTTTGATCACCGAAAGCGGCGGTTACAAGCTCGCGCCCTAA
- a CDS encoding L,D-transpeptidase family protein produces MPCALGRSGIKALKRERDLATPRGRFVLRGVLYNPARCARPRTQLDLRSIRKIDGWCDCPSDRNYNRRVSLPYGASVERLWRNDNLYDLVVVLGHNDAPRVRHRGSAVFMHVARPGFAATEGCVALGASDLRRVLQVIKRHSQIIIEV; encoded by the coding sequence ATGCCATGCGCGCTCGGGCGTTCCGGAATCAAAGCGCTGAAGCGCGAGCGAGACTTGGCAACACCGCGAGGAAGGTTCGTGTTGCGTGGTGTTTTGTACAATCCCGCACGATGCGCGCGTCCGCGAACGCAGTTAGATCTGCGCTCTATCCGCAAGATTGACGGTTGGTGCGATTGCCCGTCCGATCGAAATTATAATCGCAGAGTTTCGCTGCCTTATGGAGCCAGCGTGGAACGCCTCTGGCGCAACGACAATCTTTACGATCTCGTCGTCGTCCTAGGCCACAATGACGCACCACGTGTCCGGCATCGCGGCAGCGCCGTCTTCATGCACGTCGCGCGACCGGGCTTTGCCGCGACGGAGGGATGCGTCGCGTTGGGGGCATCTGATCTCAGGCGCGTGCTGCAAGTGATCAAGCGGCACAGTCAAATCATCATTGAAGTTTAG
- a CDS encoding ammonium transporter: MKFRNLARYAGAFAALGATALLIDPALAQTAAATPVPNKADTAFMYTAAILVLLMTVPGLALFYGGLVRTKNMLSMFMQVLATLCLVALLWVFYGYSLAFTNGGALNDFVGGFSKAFLKGVDSTTVAGTFSNGVYIPEYVYIVFQMTFACITPGLILGAVAERLKFSAMLVFMGLWVTFIYFPIAHMVWYWGGPDAFASAAKALASAAPEAKAQAQAAYDAVMNDAGISFKWGALDFAGGTVVHINAGIAGLVGALILGRRIGYGKEQMPPHSLVNCMIGASLLWVGWFGFNVGSGLEANGFAGQVFINTFVATAAAALSWMIIEWTSKGKPSALGLASGVVAGLVAITPACGFAGVMGSIVLGLIVSPICFLFCSAIKSALGYDDSLDVFGVHCIGGIVGALATGLLVNPDWGGAGIADYVSKPGEMVAGTYDMASQMVAQFKAVGLTLLWSGIGSAILFKLVDIIIGLRPSEEREREGLDITDHGERAYHY; the protein is encoded by the coding sequence ATGAAGTTTCGAAACTTGGCGCGGTACGCAGGGGCCTTTGCAGCCCTTGGCGCGACCGCGCTCCTCATTGATCCAGCGCTCGCCCAGACCGCGGCCGCAACGCCCGTGCCGAACAAGGCCGACACGGCGTTCATGTACACCGCAGCAATCCTCGTGCTGCTGATGACGGTTCCGGGCCTCGCCCTGTTTTACGGCGGCCTCGTTCGCACGAAGAACATGCTGTCGATGTTCATGCAGGTTCTCGCCACGCTCTGCCTCGTGGCGTTGCTCTGGGTGTTCTACGGCTACTCGCTGGCCTTCACGAACGGCGGCGCGCTGAACGACTTCGTCGGCGGCTTCTCGAAAGCCTTCCTGAAGGGCGTCGATTCGACGACCGTCGCCGGAACCTTCTCCAACGGCGTCTACATTCCGGAATACGTCTACATCGTCTTCCAGATGACGTTCGCCTGCATCACGCCAGGCCTGATCCTCGGCGCCGTCGCCGAACGCCTGAAGTTCTCCGCCATGCTCGTTTTCATGGGCCTCTGGGTGACCTTCATCTATTTCCCGATCGCGCACATGGTCTGGTACTGGGGCGGCCCGGATGCCTTCGCATCCGCCGCAAAGGCGCTCGCTTCGGCAGCTCCCGAAGCGAAGGCGCAGGCTCAGGCCGCCTATGACGCGGTGATGAATGACGCCGGCATTTCCTTCAAGTGGGGCGCGCTCGACTTCGCTGGCGGCACGGTCGTCCACATCAACGCCGGTATCGCGGGCCTCGTCGGAGCCCTCATCCTCGGCCGTCGCATTGGCTACGGCAAGGAGCAGATGCCCCCGCACTCGCTGGTCAACTGCATGATCGGCGCCTCGCTTCTGTGGGTCGGCTGGTTCGGCTTCAACGTGGGCTCTGGCCTCGAGGCAAACGGGTTCGCCGGGCAGGTGTTCATCAACACCTTCGTCGCCACCGCGGCTGCGGCGCTCTCTTGGATGATCATCGAGTGGACCTCGAAGGGTAAGCCTTCCGCTCTCGGCCTTGCATCGGGTGTTGTCGCGGGTCTTGTCGCGATCACACCGGCCTGCGGATTTGCAGGCGTGATGGGCTCGATCGTGCTCGGCCTCATCGTCAGCCCGATCTGCTTCCTGTTCTGCTCGGCGATCAAGAGTGCACTCGGCTATGACGACAGCCTGGACGTCTTCGGCGTCCACTGCATCGGCGGCATCGTCGGCGCGCTCGCAACCGGCCTTCTGGTCAACCCCGATTGGGGCGGCGCCGGCATCGCCGACTACGTATCGAAGCCCGGCGAGATGGTCGCTGGCACTTACGATATGGCGTCGCAGATGGTCGCACAGTTCAAGGCCGTCGGGTTGACCCTGCTCTGGAGCGGCATCGGTTCGGCGATCCTCTTCAAGCTGGTCGACATCATCATCGGGCTGCGTCCGTCGGAAGAGCGCGAGCGCGAAGGCCTCGACATCACCGACCACGGCGAACGCGCCTATCACTACTAA
- a CDS encoding P-II family nitrogen regulator, with protein MKLITAVIKPFKLEEVRSALTDLALQGMTVTEVKGYGRQKGHTEIYRGAEYAVSFLPKIKIEVVVPAAQVDKAIAAIQRSAKTGQIGDGKIFVSPIEHTVRIRTGEADEDAL; from the coding sequence ATGAAACTCATTACTGCTGTCATCAAACCGTTCAAGCTCGAGGAGGTCCGTTCGGCATTAACGGACCTGGCGTTGCAGGGCATGACGGTCACCGAAGTCAAAGGCTACGGACGCCAGAAGGGTCACACCGAGATCTATCGCGGCGCCGAGTACGCCGTGAGCTTCCTGCCGAAAATCAAAATCGAAGTCGTCGTGCCCGCCGCTCAGGTGGACAAGGCCATCGCCGCCATTCAGCGCTCCGCCAAGACGGGCCAGATCGGCGACGGAAAAATCTTCGTCTCTCCCATCGAGCACACGGTCCGCATCCGAACCGGCGAAGCCGACGAAGACGCGCTCTAG
- the tesB gene encoding acyl-CoA thioesterase II, producing MTAKSAAPTALDSLIATLTPEPLEDNLFRGPRSSEGWQRVYGGLVLGQSLASAALTVDPSRPIHSLHGYFLLAGDPEREIIYDVERIRDGGSFTTRRVRAVQHGRAIFSMSASFHKAEEGYDHQSTMPDVPPPDKLPSAQELMRGVLDHLPENMRKYWNREHPIDVRIVDASRYASRKPQTPAQSIWLRANGTLPDSPHLHQAILTYASDFTLLDTALIAHGKVLFDSDIQLASLDHAMWFHRPFRADDWLLYVQDSPSASGARGYCRGSIFDRQGHLVASTVQEGLMRPRETAFQIK from the coding sequence ATGACAGCCAAGTCCGCTGCTCCAACGGCTCTCGACAGCCTGATCGCGACGCTGACGCCGGAGCCGCTAGAGGACAACCTCTTCCGCGGCCCGCGCTCCAGCGAAGGTTGGCAACGGGTCTACGGCGGGCTCGTGCTCGGACAATCGCTCGCGTCGGCGGCGTTAACCGTCGATCCGTCACGACCAATTCATTCGCTGCACGGCTATTTTCTTCTCGCCGGCGATCCGGAACGCGAAATCATCTACGACGTCGAGCGCATCCGCGACGGCGGTAGCTTCACAACCCGCCGCGTGCGCGCCGTCCAGCATGGCCGCGCCATCTTCTCGATGAGTGCCTCCTTCCATAAGGCCGAAGAAGGCTACGACCATCAGTCGACGATGCCCGACGTGCCGCCGCCGGATAAGCTTCCGAGCGCCCAGGAATTGATGCGCGGCGTATTGGACCACCTGCCGGAAAACATGCGCAAGTATTGGAATCGCGAGCATCCGATCGACGTGCGCATCGTCGACGCTTCCCGCTATGCGAGCCGGAAGCCGCAAACACCCGCGCAATCCATCTGGCTGCGCGCCAACGGCACGCTCCCCGACAGCCCCCACCTGCACCAGGCGATCCTCACCTACGCCTCGGACTTCACCCTCCTCGACACGGCCCTGATCGCCCACGGCAAGGTTCTGTTCGACAGCGATATCCAGCTTGCGAGCCTCGACCACGCGATGTGGTTCCATCGCCCGTTCCGGGCCGACGACTGGCTGCTTTACGTCCAGGACAGCCCCAGCGCCTCCGGTGCACGCGGCTACTGCCGCGGCTCCATCTTCGATCGTCAGGGCCATCTGGTGGCGTCGACGGTCCAGGAAGGCCTGATGCGGCCGCGCGAGACTGCCTTTCAGATTAAATAA
- a CDS encoding FAD-dependent monooxygenase, with the protein MDGRTTEQKFDIAVAGGSFAGLALVRGLVQALGSDLRIAIIDRAAKPGVAPNDGRAFAIWAGAKAVLTNLGVWDAIAPDAQPMTSIEISDSALADGIRPTRLTYDALTDDGAPAAYMVPAAALASALFASIEGERSVTWIAPAEAESLSLGKHSADIALRDGSHIGASLVVAADGRTSKLRDAAGITTLRRGYDQTGIVATVKFSEPHNGVAIQHFLPGGPFAILPLKDNRACITWSAAREEAARVTALDDEGFLAELDLRIGGRFGSIALDGPRQSWPLDIVVPRELIAPRFALIGDAAHGVHPVAGQGVNLAFRDAAALIEVIADAARLGLDIGSGPHLEIYQRWRRFDSLMSASLYDGINRIFSVDGIVLRAGRGAALGALDHVGSIKKLILAEAAGLTGELPKLARGEAV; encoded by the coding sequence ATGGACGGCCGGACAACAGAACAGAAATTCGATATCGCGGTGGCGGGCGGCAGCTTTGCTGGGCTCGCTCTCGTTCGCGGACTGGTGCAGGCGCTGGGTTCTGATTTGCGGATTGCGATCATCGACCGGGCGGCGAAACCCGGCGTTGCGCCTAATGACGGCCGCGCGTTTGCGATCTGGGCTGGCGCGAAGGCGGTCCTTACCAACCTCGGCGTCTGGGATGCGATCGCGCCGGACGCGCAGCCGATGACGTCGATCGAGATTTCGGATTCAGCCTTGGCGGACGGCATCCGGCCGACGCGCCTCACATACGATGCGCTGACGGACGATGGCGCGCCGGCGGCCTACATGGTGCCTGCCGCGGCGCTGGCTTCTGCTCTGTTTGCATCCATCGAGGGCGAGCGGTCCGTGACGTGGATCGCGCCGGCGGAGGCCGAAAGCCTGAGCCTCGGCAAGCACTCGGCGGATATTGCGTTGCGCGACGGGTCGCATATCGGCGCGTCTCTTGTCGTCGCGGCCGACGGCCGGACATCGAAACTTCGCGACGCGGCCGGGATCACGACGCTCCGGCGCGGCTATGATCAGACCGGCATCGTCGCGACGGTCAAGTTCAGTGAGCCGCACAACGGCGTTGCGATCCAACACTTCCTTCCGGGCGGGCCTTTCGCAATTCTGCCGCTCAAAGACAATCGTGCGTGCATCACTTGGAGCGCCGCACGCGAAGAAGCGGCGCGCGTCACGGCGCTCGACGATGAAGGGTTCCTTGCCGAACTCGATCTCAGGATCGGCGGCCGGTTCGGATCGATCGCTCTCGATGGACCACGGCAGTCGTGGCCGCTCGATATCGTCGTTCCGCGCGAGTTGATCGCGCCGCGTTTCGCGCTCATCGGAGATGCCGCGCATGGCGTTCATCCGGTTGCCGGTCAGGGAGTCAATCTCGCGTTTCGTGATGCGGCGGCGCTGATCGAGGTGATTGCGGATGCGGCGCGGCTGGGTCTCGATATCGGCTCAGGTCCGCATCTCGAGATCTATCAGCGCTGGCGGCGGTTCGACTCGCTGATGTCGGCGTCGCTCTACGATGGCATCAATCGCATCTTCTCCGTCGATGGCATTGTGCTGCGTGCGGGCCGTGGCGCGGCGCTCGGTGCGCTCGATCACGTCGGTAGCATCAAGAAGCTCATTCTTGCGGAAGCCGCCGGGCTGACAGGCGAGCTTCCGAAGCTCGCGCGCGGCGAGGCGGTTTGA
- the rimM gene encoding ribosome maturation factor RimM (Essential for efficient processing of 16S rRNA) codes for MTKDEHSKRILLGEISGVHGIRGDILVRTYTATPDAIASYGPLTDATGTKTFSLKIVRVTDKGVVARIAGISDRTTAEALRGTKLFIAREKLPETSASEFYHSDLIGLNAVAEDNTPIGKIVSVQNFGAGDLLELQPPEGASEFIPFEDQWVPKVDLSARTVVIRRPPSTGDETEDAETDEPEQT; via the coding sequence ATGACAAAAGACGAACATTCAAAACGCATTTTGCTCGGCGAAATCTCGGGCGTGCACGGCATCCGCGGCGACATCCTGGTGCGCACCTACACGGCGACACCCGACGCCATTGCGAGCTACGGTCCGCTGACCGATGCAACAGGCACGAAAACCTTCTCGCTCAAGATCGTCCGCGTGACCGACAAAGGCGTCGTCGCGCGTATTGCGGGAATTTCGGACCGCACCACGGCTGAAGCTCTGCGCGGCACGAAGCTTTTCATTGCACGCGAGAAACTTCCCGAGACCAGCGCTTCGGAATTTTATCATTCCGATCTGATCGGCCTCAACGCCGTCGCAGAAGACAATACGCCAATCGGCAAAATCGTATCCGTTCAGAATTTCGGCGCCGGCGATCTTCTCGAATTGCAGCCGCCCGAAGGCGCGAGCGAGTTCATTCCATTCGAGGACCAATGGGTGCCGAAGGTCGATCTATCGGCGCGCACTGTCGTCATCAGACGGCCACCATCGACCGGCGACGAAACCGAAGACGCCGAAACGGACGAACCGGAGCAAACCTAA
- the rpsP gene encoding 30S ribosomal protein S16, with the protein MSVKIRLSRGGAKKRPYYYVVVAHSVSPRDGRYIEQIGTFDPMLKKDDPNRIKLNDERVKHWLGVGAQPTDRVLRLLDVKGLAKRTASNNPEKAKPKKKAQERAAAAAEKAKAAEGAQGDAA; encoded by the coding sequence ATGTCGGTCAAAATTCGCCTCTCGCGCGGTGGCGCCAAGAAGCGTCCCTACTATTACGTCGTCGTCGCCCACAGCGTCAGCCCGCGTGACGGCCGCTACATCGAGCAGATCGGCACGTTCGATCCGATGCTGAAGAAGGACGATCCCAACCGCATTAAGCTGAACGACGAGCGCGTGAAGCATTGGCTCGGCGTCGGCGCCCAGCCGACCGACCGCGTGCTCCGCCTGCTCGACGTGAAGGGCCTCGCGAAGCGCACCGCATCGAACAACCCGGAAAAAGCCAAGCCGAAGAAGAAGGCCCAGGAACGCGCAGCCGCTGCCGCCGAAAAGGCGAAAGCCGCTGAAGGCGCGCAGGGCGACGCCGCTTAA
- the ffh gene encoding signal recognition particle protein, protein MFQSLSDRLSGVLDKLTRRGALTESDVVEAMREVRRALLEADVALDVVKDFTEKVKAKAVGAEVLRSVTPGQMVVKIVNDELVAMLGSDAQPIDLHAAPPVGILMVGLQGSGKTTTTAKIAYRLTNRDRKKVLMASLDTRRPAAQEQLRVLGEQTSVATLPIVAGQTPLQIARRAEDAAKLGGFDVIIYDTAGRVTVDEELMDEVRDVKAAIHPHETLLVADSLTGQDAVNTAKAFDGRIGVTGIVLTRADGDGRGGAALSMRAVTGKPIKLIGVGEKWDALEDFHPGRIASRILGMGDVVSLVEKAAQTIDVEKATKIAEKMKKGSFDLEDLSEQLKQMQKLGGMGGVLGMLPGVAKIKGQINEAGLDKSLVHQRAIISSMTPKERRNPKILDAKRKRRIAAGSGTKPEDINKLIKMHRQMADMMKTMGRNGGMLNKFLGRTGGGPSEADLQSMQAELAKLDPKALEQLPADLKEQIAKGTPAAPGGSLPGLARGLPGFGGGLPKGLPGLGGGMPKFPGLPGKKR, encoded by the coding sequence ATGTTTCAAAGTCTCTCAGACCGCCTTTCAGGCGTCCTCGATAAGCTCACCCGTCGCGGCGCGCTGACCGAAAGCGACGTCGTCGAGGCGATGCGCGAGGTTCGCCGCGCCCTGCTCGAGGCCGACGTCGCGCTCGATGTCGTCAAGGACTTCACCGAGAAGGTGAAGGCGAAGGCTGTCGGCGCCGAAGTCCTGCGCTCCGTCACGCCCGGCCAGATGGTCGTCAAGATCGTCAACGACGAACTGGTCGCGATGCTCGGCTCCGACGCGCAGCCGATCGACCTGCACGCGGCACCTCCGGTCGGAATTCTGATGGTCGGCCTGCAGGGCTCCGGCAAAACGACGACCACCGCCAAGATCGCCTACCGCCTGACCAACCGCGATCGCAAAAAAGTTTTGATGGCGTCGCTCGATACGCGCCGCCCGGCAGCCCAGGAACAGCTCCGCGTTCTGGGCGAGCAGACGAGCGTCGCGACGCTTCCGATCGTCGCCGGTCAGACGCCGCTGCAGATCGCGCGCCGCGCCGAGGACGCCGCCAAGCTCGGCGGCTTCGACGTCATCATCTACGACACCGCCGGCCGCGTCACCGTCGACGAAGAGCTGATGGACGAAGTCCGCGACGTCAAAGCCGCGATCCATCCGCATGAAACGCTGCTCGTCGCCGACTCTCTGACCGGCCAGGACGCCGTCAATACCGCGAAGGCCTTCGACGGCCGCATCGGCGTCACCGGCATCGTCTTGACGCGCGCCGACGGCGACGGCCGTGGCGGCGCCGCCCTTTCGATGCGCGCCGTCACCGGCAAGCCGATCAAGCTCATCGGCGTCGGCGAAAAGTGGGACGCGCTCGAAGACTTCCATCCTGGCCGCATCGCATCGCGCATCCTCGGCATGGGCGACGTCGTCTCGCTCGTCGAGAAGGCCGCTCAAACGATCGACGTCGAAAAAGCGACGAAGATCGCGGAAAAGATGAAGAAGGGGTCGTTCGACCTCGAAGATCTTTCCGAGCAATTGAAGCAGATGCAGAAGCTCGGCGGCATGGGCGGCGTACTCGGCATGTTGCCCGGCGTCGCCAAGATCAAAGGCCAGATCAACGAAGCCGGCCTCGATAAAAGCCTCGTGCATCAGCGCGCCATCATCTCGTCGATGACGCCGAAGGAACGCCGCAATCCGAAGATTCTCGACGCCAAGAGAAAGCGCCGGATCGCGGCCGGTTCCGGAACCAAGCCGGAAGACATCAACAAGCTCATCAAGATGCACCGCCAGATGGCGGACATGATGAAGACCATGGGCCGCAACGGCGGCATGCTGAACAAATTCCTTGGCCGTACGGGCGGCGGGCCGTCCGAAGCCGACCTTCAATCCATGCAAGCCGAGCTCGCAAAGCTCGATCCCAAAGCCCTCGAACAACTGCCGGCCGATCTCAAAGAACAGATCGCCAAAGGCACGCCGGCAGCGCCCGGCGGTTCCTTGCCCGGCCTCGCGCGCGGGCTGCCGGGCTTTGGCGGCGGCCTTCCGAAAGGTCTTCCGGGCTTGGGTGGTGGAATGCCGAAATTCCCGGGGCTCCCCGGAAAGAAACGTTGA
- a CDS encoding acyloxyacyl hydrolase, whose amino-acid sequence MNALIRAATVCGFSAILAVGAGNAALADDLLYALKIGVLAHDVPDLWSGFQVEHNAADINIEAQFAAAWALPWGAIRPVVGGTINTRGDTSHAYIDARWQGDLPSGIFFGVGLGAAIHDGETGGAGSDPDMKWLGSRVLFHIPLEVGYHIDAHNDLSVYFEHTSNAYTQKYNEGLDRIGVRYGYRF is encoded by the coding sequence ATGAATGCTTTGATCCGTGCTGCCACGGTATGCGGTTTTTCAGCGATCCTGGCCGTTGGCGCGGGAAATGCTGCGCTCGCTGACGATCTGCTATACGCCTTGAAAATCGGTGTCTTGGCGCACGACGTGCCGGACCTTTGGAGCGGCTTTCAAGTCGAGCACAACGCCGCCGACATCAACATCGAAGCCCAATTCGCGGCCGCCTGGGCGCTGCCCTGGGGCGCCATCCGCCCCGTCGTCGGCGGCACGATCAACACCCGCGGCGACACCAGCCACGCCTACATCGACGCCCGCTGGCAGGGCGACCTGCCGTCCGGCATCTTCTTCGGGGTTGGTCTCGGAGCGGCGATCCATGACGGCGAAACCGGTGGCGCGGGATCGGACCCCGACATGAAATGGCTCGGCTCGCGCGTCCTGTTCCATATCCCGTTGGAAGTCGGCTACCACATCGACGCCCACAACGACCTCTCGGTCTATTTCGAGCACACCTCGAACGCCTACACGCAGAAGTATAATGAGGGCCTCGACCGCATCGGCGTCCGGTACGGCTACCGCTTCTAG
- the dapF gene encoding diaminopimelate epimerase, giving the protein MNAASSLPFVKMNGLGNEIVVVDLRESAKVFTADEAAAIAADGKSHFDQMMVLHPAKTPGTESLVRIYNTDGSEAGACGNGMRCVGWILANDIGRKQFKVETRAGVLDTVVRDQTSITVDMGEPRFGWQDIPLAEEFRDTRAIELQIGPIDRPVLHSPSVVNVGNPHAIFWVDDVEAYDLGRLGPMLECHPVFPERANISLAQVTSPRSLRLKTWERGAGLTRACGSAACAAAVSAARKRLTERTVDVTLPGGVLNVAWADNNRILMTGPVEFEYEGVIDLSKLTHAPA; this is encoded by the coding sequence ATGAACGCCGCCTCTTCCCTCCCTTTCGTCAAAATGAACGGCCTCGGCAACGAGATCGTCGTCGTCGATCTGCGGGAGAGCGCGAAGGTCTTTACGGCGGATGAGGCTGCGGCGATCGCGGCCGATGGGAAATCGCATTTCGACCAGATGATGGTGCTGCATCCGGCCAAGACGCCCGGAACGGAGTCGCTGGTTCGCATCTATAATACTGACGGTTCGGAAGCCGGCGCCTGCGGCAACGGCATGCGCTGCGTCGGCTGGATTCTCGCGAACGACATCGGCCGAAAGCAATTCAAGGTCGAGACGCGGGCGGGCGTGCTCGATACCGTCGTCAGGGACCAGACATCCATCACGGTCGATATGGGCGAGCCGAGGTTCGGCTGGCAGGATATTCCGCTGGCGGAAGAATTTCGCGACACGCGCGCCATCGAATTGCAGATCGGTCCGATCGACAGGCCGGTCCTGCATTCGCCGTCCGTCGTCAATGTCGGCAATCCGCATGCGATCTTCTGGGTCGATGATGTCGAAGCCTACGACCTCGGGCGTCTCGGTCCGATGCTGGAATGCCATCCGGTTTTTCCGGAGCGCGCGAACATTTCGCTGGCGCAGGTGACGTCGCCGCGCTCGCTTCGGCTCAAGACGTGGGAACGCGGCGCCGGTCTGACGCGGGCGTGCGGATCGGCAGCCTGTGCGGCAGCGGTGTCGGCAGCGCGCAAGCGTCTGACTGAGCGAACTGTCGATGTGACGCTTCCCGGCGGCGTTCTCAATGTCGCCTGGGCGGACAACAATCGTATTTTGATGACGGGCCCCGTCGAATTCGAATACGAGGGCGTCATCGATCTCTCGAAACTCACTCACGCGCCGGCCTGA